The following coding sequences lie in one Hydrogenophaga sp. PBL-H3 genomic window:
- a CDS encoding YkgJ family cysteine cluster protein — MTTASLRAPTTPCRPGCAACCTAPSISTPLPGLPLGKPAGMACPQLDTDLRCRLFGLPERPAVCSSLEPGPEMCGESREHAMGWLTRLERDTQPHHP, encoded by the coding sequence ATGACCACGGCGTCCCTCCGCGCACCCACAACCCCCTGCCGCCCCGGCTGCGCCGCCTGCTGCACCGCTCCCTCCATCAGCACGCCCCTGCCCGGCCTGCCGCTGGGCAAACCGGCGGGCATGGCCTGCCCGCAGCTCGACACCGACCTGCGCTGCCGCCTGTTCGGCCTGCCCGAGCGCCCCGCGGTGTGCAGCTCGCTGGAGCCCGGCCCCGAGATGTGCGGCGAGAGCCGCGAACACGCCATGGGCTGGTTGACCCGGCTGGAGCGCGACACCCAACCCCACCACCCATGA
- a CDS encoding YgaP family membrane protein, whose protein sequence is MTKNVGGIDRALRITIGLALIAAAATGTVGLWGYIGVLPLLTGLVGWCPPYSMLGFNTCSVKK, encoded by the coding sequence ATGACCAAAAACGTCGGCGGCATCGACCGCGCCCTTCGCATCACCATTGGCCTGGCCCTGATTGCCGCGGCCGCCACCGGCACCGTGGGCCTGTGGGGCTACATCGGGGTGCTGCCGCTGCTCACCGGCCTGGTGGGCTGGTGCCCGCCGTACTCCATGCTGGGCTTCAACACCTGCTCCGTGAAAAAGTGA
- the mnmG gene encoding tRNA uridine-5-carboxymethylaminomethyl(34) synthesis enzyme MnmG, producing MLYPQEFDVIVVGGGHAGTEAALAAARMGQRTLLLTHNIETLGQMSCNPSIGGIGKGHLVKEVDAMGGAMALATDEGGIQFRILNSSKGPAVRATRAQADRVLYKAAIRRTLENQPNLWLFQQAVDDLMVEGDRVVGAVTQVGIAFRSRTVVLTAGTFLDGKIHVGLNNYAAGRAGDPPAVSLSGRLKELKLSQGRLKTGTPPRLDGRSIDYSQCTEQPGDGVPGGMNADKPVPVFSFMGQVAMHPQQVPCWITHTNERTHDIIRSGFDRSPMFTGKIEGVGPRYCPSVEDKINRFADKDSHQIFLEPEGLTTHEVYPNGISTSLPFDIQYQLVRSMKGLENAHILRPGYAIEYDYFDPRSLKSSFETKQIQGLFFAGQINGTTGYEEAAAQGMFAGINAALQCRGEDAWLPRRDEAYLGVLVDDLITQGVTEPYRMFTSRAEFRLQLREDNADMRLTEAGRRMGLVGDAQWDAFCRKRDAVSRETERLKATWVNPRSLPAAESERVLGKAIEHEHNLFDLLRRPGVAYSELVGLDGGKYAGPDVSRETLGDLLEPVVEQVEIAAKYSGYIDRQKNEVERASHYEGLKLPTDLDYLQVTALSFEARQKLAKHRPETLGQASRISGITPASISLLLIHLKKGGFKGFATLAVAADAEA from the coding sequence ATGTTGTACCCCCAGGAATTTGACGTCATCGTCGTTGGCGGCGGCCACGCCGGCACCGAAGCCGCGCTTGCGGCCGCCCGCATGGGACAACGCACCCTGCTGCTGACCCACAACATCGAGACCTTGGGCCAGATGAGTTGCAACCCCAGCATCGGCGGCATCGGCAAGGGCCACCTGGTGAAAGAGGTGGACGCCATGGGCGGCGCGATGGCGCTGGCCACCGACGAAGGCGGCATCCAGTTCCGCATCCTCAACAGTTCCAAGGGTCCGGCCGTGCGCGCGACCCGCGCCCAGGCCGACCGCGTGCTTTACAAGGCCGCCATCCGCCGCACGCTGGAGAACCAGCCCAATCTCTGGCTGTTCCAGCAGGCGGTGGACGACTTGATGGTGGAGGGCGACCGCGTGGTGGGCGCCGTCACGCAAGTGGGCATCGCCTTTCGCAGCCGCACCGTTGTGCTGACCGCCGGCACCTTCCTCGACGGCAAGATCCATGTGGGCCTGAACAACTACGCGGCCGGCCGCGCGGGCGACCCACCCGCTGTGTCGCTTTCGGGGCGCCTGAAAGAGTTGAAGCTGTCACAGGGCCGCCTGAAAACCGGCACGCCGCCGCGTCTGGATGGCCGCAGCATCGATTACAGCCAGTGCACCGAGCAGCCCGGCGACGGCGTGCCCGGCGGCATGAACGCCGACAAGCCCGTGCCGGTGTTCAGCTTCATGGGCCAGGTGGCCATGCACCCGCAGCAGGTGCCGTGCTGGATCACGCACACCAACGAGCGCACGCACGACATCATCCGCTCCGGCTTCGACCGCAGCCCCATGTTCACCGGCAAGATCGAGGGCGTGGGGCCGCGCTACTGCCCCAGCGTGGAAGACAAGATCAACCGTTTCGCCGACAAGGACAGCCACCAGATCTTTCTGGAGCCCGAAGGCCTGACCACGCACGAGGTCTACCCCAACGGCATCTCCACCAGCCTGCCGTTCGACATCCAGTACCAGCTGGTGCGCAGCATGAAGGGCCTGGAGAACGCACACATCCTGCGCCCGGGCTACGCCATCGAATACGACTACTTCGATCCGCGTTCGCTCAAGAGCAGCTTCGAGACGAAACAGATCCAGGGTCTGTTTTTTGCCGGCCAGATCAACGGCACCACGGGCTACGAGGAGGCCGCGGCCCAGGGCATGTTCGCCGGCATCAACGCTGCCTTGCAGTGCCGGGGCGAGGACGCCTGGCTGCCACGCCGCGACGAGGCTTACCTGGGCGTGCTGGTGGACGACCTCATCACCCAGGGCGTGACCGAGCCCTACCGCATGTTCACCAGTCGGGCCGAGTTCCGGCTGCAGCTGCGCGAAGACAACGCCGACATGCGCCTGACCGAAGCTGGCCGGCGCATGGGTTTGGTGGGCGACGCGCAGTGGGACGCCTTCTGCCGCAAGCGCGACGCTGTTTCACGTGAAACAGAGCGCCTGAAAGCCACCTGGGTGAACCCGCGCAGCTTGCCAGCCGCCGAATCGGAGCGGGTGCTGGGCAAGGCCATCGAACACGAACACAACCTGTTTGACCTGCTGCGCCGCCCCGGCGTGGCCTATTCGGAACTTGTGGGGCTGGACGGTGGCAAGTACGCCGGCCCCGACGTTTCACGTGAAACACTGGGTGATCTGCTGGAGCCGGTGGTGGAGCAGGTGGAGATCGCGGCCAAGTACTCGGGCTACATCGACCGCCAGAAAAACGAAGTGGAGCGGGCATCTCACTACGAAGGCCTGAAGCTGCCGACCGATCTGGACTATCTGCAGGTGACTGCGTTGTCGTTCGAGGCTCGGCAGAAGCTGGCCAAACACCGGCCCGAGACGCTGGGCCAGGCCTCGCGCATTTCGGGCATCACGCCCGCGAGCATCTCGCTGCTGCTGATCCACCTGAAGAAGGGTGGCTTCAAGGGCTTCGCCACGCTGGCGGTTGCGGCGGACGCCGAGGCATGA
- the rsmG gene encoding 16S rRNA (guanine(527)-N(7))-methyltransferase RsmG — MSDLRTTLQVGLQSLQLALDERQVGLLLDYLGLLQKWNKVYNLTAVRDPAEMMTHHLLDSLAAITPLLRQVGDRSVKLLDVGSGGGLPGVVIAIACPQIDVTCVDTVAKKAAFIQQAAATLKLPNLRGLHARVESLNALSGQGYDVVCSRAFASLVDFTNWSKSALNEGGVWMAMKGKHPGDELETLASARPGVDVFHVEQLQVPGLDADRCIVWMRPNPDAVA; from the coding sequence ATGAGCGACTTGAGGACCACCCTGCAGGTCGGCCTGCAGTCGCTCCAGCTCGCGCTCGACGAGCGTCAGGTCGGCCTGTTGCTCGACTACCTGGGCCTGCTCCAGAAGTGGAACAAGGTCTACAACCTCACCGCCGTGCGCGATCCTGCCGAGATGATGACGCACCACCTGCTCGACAGCCTGGCCGCAATCACACCCTTGCTCAGGCAAGTGGGCGATCGGTCGGTGAAGCTGCTGGACGTCGGCTCCGGCGGCGGTCTGCCTGGCGTGGTGATCGCCATCGCCTGCCCGCAGATCGATGTGACCTGCGTGGACACGGTGGCCAAGAAGGCCGCCTTCATTCAGCAGGCGGCGGCCACGCTGAAGCTGCCCAACCTGCGCGGGCTGCACGCTCGGGTGGAGAGCCTCAACGCCTTGTCGGGGCAGGGCTACGACGTGGTGTGTTCGCGTGCCTTTGCCTCACTGGTGGATTTCACGAACTGGTCGAAGAGCGCCCTGAACGAAGGCGGTGTCTGGATGGCCATGAAGGGCAAACACCCCGGCGACGAGCTGGAGACGCTGGCGTCTGCACGTCCTGGAGTCGATGTGTTTCACGTGGAACAGCTTCAGGTGCCCGGCTTGGATGCCGATCGCTGCATTGTCTGGATGCGCCCCAACCCCGACGCTGTAGCCTGA
- a CDS encoding class II aldolase/adducin family protein produces the protein MHIPSLREVVSAEEWALRCDLAACYRLVAAYGWSDLVFTHISAKLPDSVTGGEHQFLINPYGLMFDEITASSLVKVDMACNKLLDSPFPVNPAGFVIHSAVHEARPEAGCVMHTHSRAGVAVSAQKAGILPISQQSTFVLASLAYHTYEGVALRAEEKVRLQADLGKANHLVLRNHGLLTVGKTIPDAFLAMYTLENTCRIQIDAMAGGTELTQVDPAILASMADVMRVATAGLGSQLAWPALLRKVEKLDAGYRT, from the coding sequence ATGCACATCCCGTCCCTCAGAGAAGTGGTCAGCGCCGAAGAATGGGCGCTGCGCTGTGACCTCGCCGCCTGCTACCGGCTGGTGGCCGCCTACGGCTGGAGCGATCTGGTCTTCACCCACATCAGCGCCAAGCTGCCCGACTCGGTCACCGGCGGCGAACACCAGTTCCTCATCAACCCCTACGGCCTCATGTTCGACGAGATCACGGCCAGCAGCCTGGTCAAGGTCGACATGGCCTGCAACAAGCTGCTGGACTCACCCTTCCCGGTGAACCCGGCCGGCTTCGTGATCCACAGCGCCGTGCACGAAGCGCGGCCAGAAGCCGGCTGCGTGATGCACACCCACTCGCGCGCCGGCGTGGCCGTAAGCGCACAGAAGGCCGGCATCCTGCCCATCAGCCAGCAAAGCACCTTCGTGCTCGCCTCGCTGGCGTACCACACCTACGAAGGCGTGGCCCTGCGGGCGGAAGAAAAGGTGCGCCTGCAGGCCGACCTGGGCAAAGCCAACCACCTCGTGCTGCGCAACCACGGCCTGCTCACGGTGGGCAAGACCATCCCCGACGCCTTCCTGGCCATGTACACGCTGGAGAACACCTGCCGCATCCAGATCGATGCGATGGCCGGTGGCACCGAACTCACCCAGGTCGACCCCGCCATCCTGGCCAGCATGGCCGACGTGATGCGCGTGGCCACGGCCGGGCTTGGGTCACAACTGGCCTGGCCGGCGCTGCTGCGCAAGGTGGAGAAGCTGGATGCGGGGTACAGGACCTGA
- a CDS encoding outer membrane protein, producing MALRACLVLVGGVWAGVSGATEMDWSGSYLGVHGAHTSARTRLSTSTEFVGSGYELSAGTYFEASSVGAIAASGRGGLSPSAVSAGLSWGRNWQRGRGVAGFEVDLGNMNLRGSRSAGAVYPCCAPFSYQLRQSIKADGLITARGRVGYAWRRSLLYATAGLALARVNVDAQFLDDDPAARASTSLSTSQWGWVFGLGYEHGLEGGWSVKAEVLHLDLGRVSSASNNLSNTAGAFPADVFTTRARLRADQLRLGLNKRW from the coding sequence GTGGCTCTACGTGCGTGTCTGGTGCTGGTGGGTGGCGTGTGGGCGGGTGTGTCGGGGGCCACGGAGATGGACTGGAGCGGGTCTTACCTGGGTGTCCATGGCGCCCATACCTCGGCGCGGACGCGCCTGTCCACGAGCACCGAATTCGTGGGCTCGGGGTACGAGCTGTCCGCCGGTACCTATTTCGAAGCCTCCAGTGTCGGTGCCATCGCGGCCTCGGGTCGGGGCGGTCTGTCGCCCAGTGCGGTCTCGGCCGGGTTGTCCTGGGGGCGCAACTGGCAGCGCGGTCGGGGCGTCGCGGGCTTCGAGGTGGACCTGGGCAACATGAACCTGCGGGGCTCCCGGTCCGCAGGCGCTGTCTACCCTTGCTGCGCGCCGTTTTCCTACCAGCTGCGCCAGTCGATCAAAGCCGATGGGTTGATCACCGCACGCGGTCGCGTGGGGTATGCGTGGCGGCGTTCCCTTCTGTACGCAACGGCGGGCCTGGCCCTGGCCCGTGTGAATGTGGACGCACAGTTCCTTGACGACGATCCGGCCGCGCGAGCCAGCACCTCGTTGTCAACGAGCCAGTGGGGGTGGGTGTTCGGCCTGGGGTATGAGCACGGTCTTGAGGGCGGCTGGTCTGTCAAGGCCGAGGTGTTGCATCTGGACCTGGGCCGTGTGTCGAGCGCATCGAACAACCTGAGCAACACCGCAGGCGCCTTCCCGGCCGACGTGTTCACCACCCGCGCCCGTCTGCGTGCCGATCAACTGCGCCTGGGGCTCAACAAACGCTGGTGA
- a CDS encoding YciI family protein: MKYLGLAYYNPDKFAAMTPDDVQALVSQCPPMDEKMRATGKVLVSASLSESRHWMTLRPRGGKPQISDGPYTEAKEMVGGLFIIEAESRDEALRLAAMHPAASLGEAGGWGIELIPMDFYLG; encoded by the coding sequence ATGAAGTACCTCGGCCTTGCGTACTACAACCCCGACAAATTCGCCGCGATGACGCCAGACGACGTGCAGGCACTGGTGAGCCAATGCCCGCCTATGGACGAGAAGATGCGCGCCACTGGAAAGGTTCTGGTCTCTGCGTCACTTTCCGAGTCCAGGCACTGGATGACGCTGCGCCCCCGCGGTGGCAAGCCACAGATCAGCGACGGACCCTACACCGAGGCCAAGGAAATGGTGGGTGGTCTGTTCATCATCGAAGCCGAGAGCCGAGACGAAGCCTTGCGCCTCGCAGCCATGCACCCCGCAGCCTCGCTGGGTGAGGCGGGGGGATGGGGGATCGAGTTGATTCCCATGGACTTCTATCTGGGCTGA
- a CDS encoding AcvB/VirJ family lysyl-phosphatidylglycerol hydrolase produces the protein MNLIATSLLSAALALGAAAPAHAQEKISHGNFKDVSLVRPKGEAKSFVLFLSGDAGWTPALAAQAQALAEQGAAVAGIHTPNMLARIGKDSGDCLLPDGDLENLSHFLQGYARLPAYFPPLLVGPGLGGTLAYAMLAQAPEDTFAGAISMGFCPELALKKPLCKGEGVHFTQRTRGAPLALLPTTKLRAPWVALQGSEDKLCSPAAAQKFVAQVGGAELVQVPGADHAGATGPGALNALLAAHQKLTKDLVVAPVAPESGVADLPLVLVPSTVPSDTLAVLLSGDGGWAGIDKQLAAKLAAAGMPVVGLDSLRYFWSARTPDGLAQDLDRVMRTFAVQWKKSRVVLIGYSQGADVLPFAVNRLPATSSTLLAHTVLIGPGEKASFEFRLTNWVSKNTAGLLLMPELQKMTAAKTLCIYGTDDRETLCPHVSTEFVTPVPMAGGHHFDGVYQKLTDQILQRTKAP, from the coding sequence ATGAACCTCATTGCCACCTCCCTCCTGTCCGCGGCCCTGGCGCTGGGCGCCGCCGCGCCGGCCCACGCGCAGGAAAAGATCTCGCACGGCAATTTCAAGGACGTCTCGCTGGTCCGACCCAAGGGCGAGGCGAAGTCGTTTGTGCTGTTCCTCTCGGGTGACGCCGGCTGGACGCCCGCACTTGCCGCCCAGGCGCAGGCCCTGGCCGAGCAGGGCGCCGCGGTGGCGGGCATCCACACGCCGAACATGCTCGCGCGCATCGGCAAGGACAGCGGCGACTGCCTGCTGCCCGACGGCGACCTGGAAAACCTTTCGCATTTTCTGCAGGGCTACGCGCGCCTGCCGGCGTATTTCCCGCCGCTGCTGGTGGGCCCGGGCCTGGGCGGCACGCTGGCCTACGCCATGCTCGCGCAGGCGCCCGAAGACACCTTTGCCGGCGCCATCTCCATGGGCTTCTGCCCCGAGCTGGCCTTGAAGAAGCCGCTGTGCAAAGGCGAGGGCGTGCACTTCACCCAGCGAACCCGTGGCGCCCCCTTGGCGCTGCTGCCCACGACGAAGCTGCGAGCGCCCTGGGTGGCGCTGCAGGGCAGCGAAGACAAGCTGTGCAGCCCGGCGGCGGCGCAGAAGTTCGTGGCCCAGGTGGGTGGCGCTGAACTGGTGCAGGTGCCGGGCGCGGACCACGCCGGTGCCACGGGTCCCGGTGCGCTGAATGCGCTGCTGGCCGCGCACCAGAAGCTCACCAAAGACCTGGTGGTGGCACCGGTGGCGCCCGAGAGCGGCGTGGCCGACCTGCCGCTGGTGCTGGTGCCCAGCACCGTGCCGTCGGACACCCTGGCCGTGCTGCTCTCGGGTGACGGTGGCTGGGCCGGCATCGACAAACAACTGGCGGCCAAGCTGGCGGCCGCCGGGATGCCGGTGGTGGGGCTTGATTCGTTGCGCTATTTCTGGTCGGCCCGCACGCCCGATGGCCTGGCGCAAGACCTCGACCGCGTGATGCGCACCTTTGCCGTCCAGTGGAAGAAGAGCCGCGTGGTCTTGATCGGTTATTCGCAGGGCGCCGACGTGTTGCCGTTCGCAGTCAACCGCCTGCCCGCCACCTCCAGCACGCTGCTGGCCCACACCGTGCTCATCGGGCCGGGCGAAAAGGCCTCGTTTGAATTCCGCCTGACCAACTGGGTCAGCAAGAACACCGCGGGCTTGCTGCTGATGCCCGAGCTGCAGAAGATGACTGCGGCCAAAACGCTGTGCATTTACGGCACCGACGACCGCGAGACCCTGTGCCCGCACGTGTCCACCGAGTTCGTGACCCCGGTGCCCATGGCCGGGGGCCACCACTTTGACGGTGTCTACCAGAAGCTGACCGATCAGATCCTGCAGCGCACCAAGGCGCCTTGA
- a CDS encoding Crp/Fnr family transcriptional regulator, producing MNSTDRQSLAHLYPALEAAVSAPDAESLAVMDVPAGATLFREQERCGGFPLLLSGEVRVSRSASSGRELELYRVVPGEMCLVSSSCLFVDQPLSAHGVTVKPTRLALLTPAAFRAALAHAGFRDFVLGLFAARLADLTGLIEAIAFQRLDSRLAASLLGHGTQVHATHQALADELGTVREIVTRLLHRFERDGWVELSRECITVRDSAALRTLAALQPR from the coding sequence ATGAACAGCACCGACCGGCAGTCCCTCGCCCACCTCTACCCAGCGCTGGAAGCAGCCGTGTCGGCCCCCGACGCCGAGTCCCTGGCGGTGATGGACGTGCCCGCCGGCGCCACCTTGTTTCGCGAGCAGGAGCGGTGTGGCGGTTTCCCGCTGCTGCTCAGCGGCGAGGTTCGGGTCTCGCGCTCGGCCAGCAGCGGGCGCGAGCTGGAGCTCTACCGCGTGGTGCCGGGCGAGATGTGCCTGGTCTCGTCGTCCTGCCTGTTCGTGGACCAGCCACTGAGCGCCCACGGCGTGACGGTCAAGCCCACCCGGCTGGCCCTGCTGACACCCGCCGCCTTTCGCGCCGCGCTGGCCCACGCCGGCTTCCGCGACTTCGTGCTCGGCCTGTTCGCCGCGCGGCTGGCCGACCTCACAGGCCTCATCGAAGCCATCGCTTTCCAGCGCCTGGACAGCCGCCTGGCCGCCTCCTTGCTCGGCCACGGCACCCAGGTGCACGCCACCCACCAGGCGCTCGCCGACGAGCTGGGCACGGTGCGCGAGATCGTGACCCGCCTGCTGCACCGCTTCGAGCGCGACGGCTGGGTGGAACTCTCGCGCGAGTGCATCACCGTGCGCGACAGCGCAGCCCTGCGCACCCTCGCCGCGCTGCAACCCCGCTGA
- the mprF gene encoding bifunctional lysylphosphatidylglycerol flippase/synthetase MprF: MALVTVPAPETLISRLSQWRLWVYAALALLLGALVVQAAHKVMAELSYDQIVDAVRATPPPVLLLAVLATALSYVALTFYDLSALTYAGARLPYPVVGKTAFIAYALSNTIGLGVLTGGAVRMRLYGAAGLEAGLISRAIVFNAVGFTLGIAVVGAAALVWGSATVQVMLGVPSALLKFAGVTVMVAAGVFLGLCMRGGEQKVFPGLVLRLPSASIAAQQLLVSAVDVVAAAAALWVLLPADAVAFPAFVGFFALAIALGVISHVPGGLGVFEAVMLLALGQRVPAEQLAGALVLYRVIYHLLPLALAVAWLAATEWRRGAATPVVKAATSLSPLLLSAFTWVVGVALLVSGVTPATQDATDLLTQTMPLPVVEAAHFLGSIVGLALLFVARGMFLRLDASWWAGLVLVLLSLVLCLPKGIAVSEAVLLIVLGTSLALSRRHFNRQAALFSQAFTWGWLAAVAAVLAALTALLFFVYRDVEYVNQVWWQFEFDGYAPRSLRAMVGVAVITLMLALSQLLRRPRTALVKPDPGALDQAARVVRAQGSAGAGLVMMGDKSLMVSDSQRTFIMFGRRGRSWVALYDPVGPVAEWTELVWRFVEQVREAGGRAAFYQVRPEALPVYLDAGLRVYKLGECALVDLPGFSLEGKRRANLRHGVARAQREELRFEVLAPGQAEGVFDELEAISNAWLSDHNTAEKSFSLGAFRRDYVLRQPIAVVRQADRLVAFATLLCTDQKQEASVDLMRQLPDAPRSSMDFLFAQTLLHFKAEGYQRFNLGMVPLSGMAQHPLAPNWHRLGRLLFNHGENFYNFQGLRGFKEKFDPTWEPRYLACPGGFAPFFILADVAALIAGGLRRVITK, encoded by the coding sequence ATGGCGCTTGTGACCGTTCCCGCTCCCGAAACACTGATTTCACGGCTCAGCCAGTGGCGCTTGTGGGTCTATGCCGCGCTGGCGCTGCTGCTGGGCGCGCTGGTGGTGCAGGCCGCGCACAAGGTCATGGCCGAGCTCAGCTACGACCAGATCGTCGATGCGGTGCGGGCCACACCACCGCCGGTGTTGCTGCTGGCGGTGCTGGCCACGGCGCTGAGCTATGTCGCCCTCACGTTCTACGACCTCTCTGCGCTGACCTACGCCGGTGCACGCCTGCCCTACCCGGTGGTCGGCAAAACCGCGTTCATCGCCTATGCCCTGTCCAACACCATCGGTCTGGGTGTGCTCACGGGCGGTGCGGTGCGCATGCGCCTGTACGGCGCGGCCGGGCTGGAAGCGGGGCTGATCTCGCGTGCCATCGTCTTCAACGCCGTGGGTTTCACGCTGGGCATTGCGGTGGTGGGCGCGGCCGCGCTGGTGTGGGGTTCGGCCACGGTCCAGGTCATGCTGGGGGTGCCTTCCGCGCTGTTGAAATTCGCGGGCGTGACCGTGATGGTGGCCGCAGGTGTGTTCCTCGGGTTGTGCATGCGGGGCGGTGAGCAGAAGGTGTTTCCCGGTCTGGTGTTGCGCCTGCCCAGCGCGTCCATTGCGGCGCAGCAGCTGCTGGTGTCGGCGGTGGACGTGGTGGCGGCGGCCGCGGCGCTGTGGGTGCTGTTGCCGGCGGACGCGGTGGCGTTCCCCGCCTTCGTGGGGTTTTTTGCGCTGGCCATCGCGCTGGGCGTGATCAGCCATGTGCCGGGCGGCCTGGGGGTGTTTGAAGCCGTGATGCTGCTGGCCCTGGGCCAGCGGGTGCCGGCCGAGCAGCTGGCGGGTGCGCTGGTGCTCTACCGCGTGATCTACCACCTGCTGCCGCTGGCGCTGGCCGTGGCCTGGCTGGCGGCCACCGAGTGGCGCCGGGGCGCGGCCACACCGGTGGTGAAGGCGGCCACCAGCCTGTCGCCGCTGCTGCTGTCGGCCTTCACCTGGGTGGTGGGCGTGGCGCTGCTGGTCTCGGGCGTGACGCCGGCCACGCAGGACGCCACCGACCTGCTCACCCAGACCATGCCGCTGCCGGTGGTGGAGGCGGCGCACTTCCTGGGCAGCATCGTCGGGCTGGCCCTGTTGTTCGTGGCGCGCGGCATGTTCCTGCGGCTGGACGCTTCGTGGTGGGCCGGCCTGGTGCTGGTGCTATTGAGCCTGGTGTTGTGCCTGCCCAAGGGCATCGCGGTGTCCGAGGCGGTGTTGTTGATCGTGCTGGGCACGTCGCTGGCGCTCTCGCGCCGCCACTTCAACCGCCAGGCCGCGCTGTTCTCGCAGGCCTTCACCTGGGGCTGGCTGGCGGCGGTGGCGGCGGTGCTGGCCGCGCTCACGGCGCTGCTGTTTTTTGTCTACCGCGATGTCGAATACGTGAACCAGGTGTGGTGGCAGTTCGAGTTCGACGGCTACGCACCGCGCTCGCTTCGCGCGATGGTGGGGGTGGCCGTGATCACGCTGATGCTGGCCTTGAGCCAGCTGTTGCGCCGCCCGCGCACCGCGCTTGTGAAGCCGGACCCCGGCGCGCTCGACCAGGCAGCGCGCGTGGTGCGCGCGCAGGGCTCGGCGGGTGCCGGACTGGTGATGATGGGCGACAAGAGCCTGATGGTGTCGGACTCGCAGCGGACCTTCATCATGTTCGGGCGGCGCGGGCGCTCGTGGGTGGCCCTGTACGACCCGGTCGGGCCTGTGGCCGAGTGGACTGAGCTGGTCTGGCGCTTCGTGGAGCAGGTGCGCGAAGCCGGTGGGCGCGCGGCCTTCTACCAGGTGCGCCCCGAGGCGCTGCCGGTGTACCTGGACGCGGGCCTGCGTGTCTACAAGCTGGGCGAATGTGCGCTGGTGGATCTGCCCGGCTTCAGCCTGGAGGGCAAGCGCCGCGCCAACCTGCGCCATGGCGTGGCGCGTGCGCAGCGCGAAGAGCTGCGTTTCGAGGTGCTGGCCCCTGGTCAGGCCGAGGGCGTGTTCGACGAGCTGGAGGCGATCTCGAACGCCTGGTTGAGCGACCACAACACGGCTGAAAAGTCGTTCTCGCTCGGCGCTTTCCGCCGCGATTACGTGCTGCGCCAGCCGATCGCCGTGGTACGTCAGGCCGATCGGCTGGTGGCCTTTGCCACGCTGCTGTGCACCGACCAGAAGCAGGAGGCCAGCGTGGACCTGATGCGCCAGCTGCCGGATGCGCCGCGCAGCTCGATGGATTTCTTGTTCGCGCAGACGCTGCTGCACTTCAAGGCCGAGGGATACCAGCGCTTCAACCTGGGCATGGTGCCGCTCTCGGGCATGGCCCAGCATCCGCTGGCACCCAACTGGCACCGGCTGGGCCGCCTGCTGTTCAACCACGGCGAGAACTTCTATAACTTCCAGGGTCTGCGGGGTTTCAAGGAGAAATTCGACCCCACCTGGGAGCCCCGTTACCTCGCCTGCCCGGGCGGTTTTGCACCTTTTTTCATCCTCGCCGACGTGGCCGCGCTCATCGCCGGCGGCCTGCGCCGGGTGATCACCAAATGA
- a CDS encoding NADPH-dependent FMN reductase, producing MTQPLPLLVFAGSTRSQSFNRKLATVAAGRAQAEGAQVTHIELADFDLPIYNAELEARGTPAAAVRLKELFHAHPAWIIASPEYNGSYTALLKNTIDWVSSPIKGDPLWASGAKPFAGKVVGLLSASPGALGGLRSLSHLTPLLLNLQCWVAPKQFALSRAGEAFDPDGQLSTEAARNAVHGVVDQVLWAGQRLRP from the coding sequence ATGACCCAACCCCTACCCCTCCTCGTTTTCGCCGGCAGCACCCGCAGCCAATCCTTCAACCGCAAACTCGCCACCGTCGCCGCCGGGCGTGCCCAGGCCGAAGGCGCACAGGTCACCCACATCGAGCTGGCCGACTTCGATTTGCCGATCTACAACGCCGAGCTGGAGGCGCGCGGCACGCCCGCCGCCGCCGTCAGGCTCAAGGAACTCTTCCACGCCCACCCGGCCTGGATCATTGCATCGCCCGAGTACAACGGCAGCTACACCGCGCTGCTGAAAAACACCATCGACTGGGTGTCCAGCCCCATCAAGGGTGACCCGCTCTGGGCCAGCGGCGCCAAGCCATTTGCCGGCAAGGTGGTGGGCTTGCTGAGCGCCTCACCAGGTGCCCTTGGCGGACTGAGAAGCTTGTCTCACCTCACTCCACTGCTCCTGAATTTGCAGTGCTGGGTGGCGCCGAAGCAGTTTGCCCTGTCCAGGGCTGGCGAAGCTTTCGACCCCGACGGTCAACTCTCCACCGAGGCTGCGCGCAACGCGGTGCACGGCGTGGTCGACCAGGTCTTGTGGGCCGGCCAGCGCCTGCGGCCCTGA